GCGTTCACTCCTGGCATCAATGGCAAGAACGATTATTTCTTCCCGCAGGGTGAAGGTATAGAAGAGGAGAGCTACGATATGTTCATCTATAACCGTTGGGGAGAGATGATCTGGCAAACAGGAAATTTCAGTAAAAAGTGGAATGGTAAGGATCTGAACGGCAAAGACGTTCCGGTAGGCACGTACGTCTGGTTGATCAAATTCCGCGAATATACCGACCTCGACCGCCACGTTTACAAGGGAGTTGTGACGGTTATCCGTGATTGACCGGAAAGCTATCAATTTGGTCTTAACATAGAATTGGCACGCGCAGTAACCAACAGACCCATTCATTTTGAACCTTCAAGGTTTCCAAAACAGGGGTGTCGGAAATGCAGGTTCTGTGAATCAATCCATTGATTCTTATTAAAAAGAAGAAGATGTGGAAAATGGTTGAAACCATTCCTGAAAATGCTTATTCAATCATAGCCCACGATTTAAATCGTGGGCTATGATTGTCAGAAGGGCACCAACCGTTTTGAAGACAGGTCTATGCATTGGCAAGCGTGATTATAGTTTTTTCGGACACCCCTGCTTCCAAAAACCTTGAAGGTATTTTGCTCTTACTTGTTCGGCACTCCAGAGAACATCTCACGCGGTAGCGCAAACTTCTTGATCCACGGTTCGTTGGCTTTTGTGTTCCGTAGCAGAATCAGCGAAACACCATCCACGTAGATCGGAACCCACTCAGGGTCTTGCGTCCGTTCAATGAGGAACGGCTGCGCCCAAGGCGTGTTGTCGAGTCGGTAGAACACGATGGAATTGATGCCCATATCAAGGCTTTTGTGCTTCCAAACCGCTTCATTTTCCTGCATTGGTTTGTAGATGGAATCGAAGAAAGCCACGGAATAGGCCTCTGGTCGATTATCCACAAAAACCTTCTGTTGGTCATGGAGGAAGTAGATAAGGTAACTGCCAAAATCGTAGTTGTTGAACATCTTCCCAGGAATGCGCTGGTTGTGCAGAAACTTCCCACAGGCATCAATTCCCTCAATAAGTCCAAGACCTTCGTAGCCTTTGCGTGCTGAGGCGTATGTTCCTTTCAAACCTGTAAAAAGAAGGCAGAGAACGATTCCAGCAACGGGAAAGATCTTGGAAACAGACTGTCGGGTTTTGAAATTGAGGTTCTCGATGAGACGGACCGCAATGCCGCTCACCAGCGGAATAAGGAACAGCGCAAACAGCGGAATCCCTCGAACGGCCATCGCTGCAAGAACAACAAAGACAGCCACCAACAGGATCTCCGCAAAAAGTGGTTTCCAAAGTTTCTTCCAGAAGGCAAGACCGATGAGACCGACCGCAAGAATTCCGAATACAACGAAATGCGTGAGTTCTGGATTTTCGAAACGGTCGAGCATGAACAGAATGGTCTGGTTCTCGGCAACCATATAGCCGTATTCGTTGAAAATGGTGAGCGGAGCCAACAGCCCTTTGTAGGTATGCGGATTGACGAGACTCACCAGAATCAGCACTCCTACAAGAATGGCCAGACTCTTCACGTTTTCACGGTTGTTCAGCAGCGCATCCAGCAGGAAAGCACCAGCCACCATGATTCCGAAGAAGAAGAAGATGTGGATGTTGACCCACAGCAATTGCAACACCGAAAGGATGATGAGCAATGGTTTCCAATTCAGTTTGCCCGAACGGAACCGCGATAGCAGGAAATAATAGCACGCAATGAGTGCGTAGCTGAATCCTTCGGGGCGTACCTCCACACGGTAGGCGAACAGCGGAACGCAGGTCAAAGCCACCACCAGCGAAAGCCCTTTGGCGTTCTCATTTCGCGAAGCGGCCACCATAAACCCGATGGCCAACAGACTCATCAGCACGTACAGCACAGAAAGCCCTTTGAAATCGAAGAGTTTATGGATGTAGTAGAAGATGACACCCGAACCCCAATGGTGGTTCACGAATTCGTGTTGCGGCTCGGTAAAGGAGTAGTAGTTCTTGTAGAGCACATCGGTCACTCCGTTTACGATCAATTCACCGTTCACGATATGACGGCCAAGGTCGGCTGTGGCCAAGTTGATCGGTCGTGCGAAGAAGAAAGCGGAGTAAACCGTAGCGGCCGCCAGAAACAGCCAAAGCACCCATTTATTCCCTTCTGATTTTGCCATAGCTAAACATAAGAGTTTATGCTGATCTGTTTCCATGCTTAGAATAAATCCCCCGGCCTACGGCCACCCCCTTTTGAAGGGGGAATGGGCGCGGTTCCCCCTTGCAAAGGGGGTGCCGAGGAATCGAGGCGGGGGATTCTAAGAACCATGAAGTATCAGAACTTGAATTCATTTGCGCGACCAGATGGCCGCATGCGAATTAGCACGTAAGAGTTTACCGCAAAAGAAAACCCTGACCGTTGTCGATCAGGGTTCTACTTTCTACGAATTTGTCCATTATCCGTTCATGGAAATGAGGAACTCCTCGTTGCTGCGCGTTCCGTTCATACGGTCGCGAAGGAATTCCATGGCTTCCACAGGCGTCATATCCGACAAGTGGTTACGAAGGATCCAAATACGCTGAAGCGTGTCTTTATCCACCAGAAGGTCATCTCTACGTGTGCTCGAAGCAACGATATCGATGGCTGGGAAGATGCGCTTGTTGGCGATCTTACGATCCAACTGAAGTTCCATGTTACCGGTTCCCTTGAATTCTTCGAAGATCACTTCATCCATCTTCGAACCTGTTTCGGTAAGGGCCGTGGCAAGAATGGTCAACGAACCGCCTTTCTCGATCTTACGGGCCGCACCGAAGAAGCGCTTCGGTTTGTGCAAGGCATTTGCATCCACACCACCACTCAAGATCTTACCAGACGCTGGCTGAACCGTATTGTATGCACGCGCCAAACGCGTGATACTATCCAAAAGGATAACCACATCGTGGCCACATTCTACCAGTCTCTTGGCTTTCTCAAGAACGATATTGGCAATCTTCACGTGCTTGTCGGCAGGCTCATCGAAGGTGGATGAGATCACTTCCGCGTTCACACTACGGGCCATGTCGGTTACTTCCTCTGGGCGCTCATCTATCAGAAGGATGATCATATACACCTCTGGGTGATTCTCGGCAATGGCGTTGGCCACTTCCTTCAGAAGTACCGTTTTACCTGTTTTCGGCTGCGCCACGATCAATCCACGCTGACCTTTCCCGATAGGGGCAAAAAGGTCCATGATGCGAGGCGACATGCCCGCTCTGTTCGATGGAGCGATATTGAATTTCTCCTGCGGGAACAGGGGAGTGAGGTGCTCAAACGAAACACGGTCGCGGACATAGCCCGGATCGCGGCCATTGATGCGCTCCACGTTGATCAGCGGGAAATACTTCTCGCCGGGTTTCGGTGGGCGAACCTCGCCACGGACGGTATCTCCGGTTTTAAGACCGAAAAGCTTGATCTGCGATTGCGAGACGTACACATCATCTGGCGAAGACAGGTAATCGTAATCGGAAGAGCGGAGGAAGCCGTAGCCATCAGGCATGATCTCCAGAACGCCTTCTGAAATGACCGCGCCATCGAAGTTGTAGAACGCGTCCTGCTCCGATTGCTTCTGCTCGTTGCCTTGGTTTCTGTCCCCATTGTTTCTATCGCCACCGCTGTTGCGGTTGTCACGGTTGCGGTTGTTGCTGCGCGGCTGGCGGCCTTGGTTGCGCTCACCGTTGTTGTCAGCATCATTGGTTGGGGTAGAGGCGTTCTCCGCCTTTTCCCCACCGTCCTTTTTCGGTTCGAAATCCATCTTCGACTGCGATTCATCCGCAGCTTCCTCACCTTTCGGAACGCGGGCACGCTTTCTCTTCGGTTTCTCCTGTTCCTCGGTGGCTACTTCCACAGATGCGGAGGATGTTCCGCTCTGCTTCATGATGGCAGATACAAGGTCGGCTTTGCGCAAGCCTTCTGCATTCTCAACTTCCAACTTGGTGGCAATGCTGCGCAGATCCGCTACCAGCATGTTGGATAGGTCTTCTTGACTGTACATTAATGAAATTGTGTTGTAAGTATGTGATTAAAGAACAGAGTGGCTCTGCTGTTTACTGTCGATGATCTGATTGATTCAGGCTCCGTGACTCAGAACGAATCGGAACTGATTACGGAGCAATAATACATATTAATTCAATAGTGCGCATTGATGAAGAAAATTTAGTGGGGCGGTTGACGGTTGATGGTCCACAGTCGATGGTCCACAGTCCATGGTTTACGGTTGATGGTCAGTGGCTCAACGGCAAGATGCAAGTTCCGTCATCTGTGGACCGAGGATCATCGTCTATCTGCAACATGCCTTTTCAAGTTCAGCTACAATCGTTTCCTTTGCCAACACAACCAGAACGCAGACCATGATCCAGCGCATACAGACCGTTTATCTTGCCTTGGCGGCCATTCTCCTTGTCGTGCCCACCGTGTTCAACCTCAATTGGGCCAGTGTAGATTCGGAAGAAGGTTCGTTCGCGCTCTCTTCCGTCTCCATTAACCGAACGGGCGTGGTGACCGAAGTGGAAAGCGGGGCATTTCTGATAGCCGCAGCCATCGGCCTGGCGCTGTTGATCACCGTGTATGCCATACTGCAGTTCAAGAACCGCAAGTTTCAGATGAAACTGGTGCAGGGCGCCATGGCATTGCAGGTGGTGGTGCCCGCGTTGGTGTTCTTCTATGCCAGCAAGATGGCCGACATGGCCGAATCGGATGCCGTCTCGTACAGCCCACTGCTGGCCACGTTTGTGGTCAATATCATCCTGTGCATCTTGGCCTACCGGGGCATTAAGAAAGATGAAGCCCTGGTTCGGTCGGCAGACCGCCTGCGTTGACACTCCGCACAACAAGCCGTTTACAACACTATCTTAGAGCCCATGTTGCGTGGGTGGCTTCTTTTGGTTTTTGGGTTGGCGATGACTGGTGGTGCCATGGCCCAGAATACGCCCGTTAATCTGGTTCCAAATGGGGATTTTGAGGAACATGACTATTGTCCAACCAGCGCATCCAGCTTCAGTTCATGTCATAATTGGCTTTCCTATGTTGGTTCAACGAATTATTTTCATAAATGTGGTACGGGAGAAGGTGGTGTACCAATAAATTTTGCGGGCTACCAGATACCTCATTCTGATAGTGCCTATGCTGGTCTTGCTACCTATACTGCTGTCTTTTCTGAGGGAAGAGAGGTTTTAGCGGTTGAACTTGTTAACCCGATGGGAGGAGGCATAAAATATCAAGTGTCTCTTTGGGCAAGTCCAATGGACGCTTACAATTATATAAGCTGTTGTTTGGGCGTACGATTCACACATCCTCCAGGGCCACCGTTTATTCAAAACGCATCTGATATAGAGCTGGTAATTGCGGAGAATGAGATCGATACCAGCCAGTGGTATCATTTGGAAGGGGTTTACACAGCGCAAGGAGGGGAGGACAAGATCTACATAGCCAATTTCAGACCTGATTCGGAAAGCAACCCGGTATATCAAGGGGAGATCACAGCGGACTACAATTCTGCGGGGTTTTATATAGATGATGTGAGTGTGATCGAGGACACGGTAACAGGCATCGGGGAATTGGAGAAGGATGGAACAGAAGTGTCCATCTACCCCAACCCCTGCACAAACGTCCTCAACATCAGACTTCAAGATTCCTCTCCGCCACAGGCGGACGGAATGACCATCGAGGTAACCGATATGCTGGGGCGCTCAATCCCCCTTTCAAAGGGGGTGCCCGAAGGGCGGGGGATTCATACCATAGACACTTCCACCTGGCCCAGCGGCATCTACCTGCTGCGTGCCGCCAATGCCCAAGGCCTCCGCTCGGTGGTAAAGGTGGTGAAGGAATAAAGAATAGGCGTTCAGGTTTTTCTTCAGAAATCTGAAAAGGTGGTTCGGTCAAGCAGCTAAAAGGCCTCCGATGTCTCCCAAGCATCTTTCTGTCAGCCCTACCGAACTATTGGTAAGCAGGAGCCGCTGTTTCAGAAAACCGGGAAGCGCATTGAGCATGCGGTCATCATCAATGATGATGAAGTCATCATCGGTCTTATTGCGCTGGAACCAATTGATAAGCTCTTCTTTCCTGCTCAAACCGTCTTTGTTTTCAGGCAGTCTGTCAATGTTGTTTACAGTCAATCCTCTGCGCTGGAAGATGTTGTGCCATTCCTCCAAACTGAATCGGTACTTGTGAGAAGTGGTCAGTATCAACGATGCATTATAGCGGTCAAGAATTTTTGACAGCGCGGCCGTTGCTTTCGAACTGAACACAGGAAATCCGTCTTCCATCAACTCGGGTTGTCTCCAAGAGTTGGCTGGAACCATTACACCGTCTATATCCAAGAAAATCAACACGTTACAAAGGTACGTGATCAATGCGTCATTTTCCTAATCACTTCAACAGGAAGGTCATTGAACGCTGCATCATCCCGATTGAGTTTCTCAATTTTGTCAGCGGTATCCCAATCATTTTCAACGAAAAGAACTTCGTTCCAATCATACACTTTTGTAGCGGAGGTTTTCAAAGAAGGAACAGTTCCGTGTTGTTTTTGTGCCAAAAGAGAACTGATGTATCTGTGATGACCGTCTATTATGAGTCCGTCACAAACCTTGATGTCATCGAACCTGAGTTCGTGCAGCATCTTATTGTAAATCCTTGAGATGATTGGAATGCACAGCGAGTTTTGCGTTGGTTTGAGTTCGATCTCATGTTTAGAGATCAACTCCAAAACCAAATCCTTTGTGATCACCTCAGCCATTTTAGGATTATTCAGATTCAACTGAACTGCAACTCGAAGAGGGTGCGATAGTGCCCCTCGTTCCCCAGCAATTGTTGGTGCGATCCCATTTCGAGCACCTTGCCTTTTTCCATCACCAATATCTTATCGGCCGTTTGGATGGTGGCCAAACGGTGGGCAATAACGATGGACGTGCGGCCTTCCATCAGCTTGGCCAAGGCCTTCTGTATAATGTGCTCGCTTTCGGTATCAATGGAAGAAGTGGCCTCGTCCAGCACCAGGATGCTGGGGTTGTGCACGTATGCGCGGATGAAGGAGATGAGCTGTCGTTGCCCCACCGAGAGCATGGCCCCGCGCTCCATTACGTTGTACTCGTAGCCACCCGGCAGTTCGGAAATGAACTCGTGCGCCCCGAAATCCTTGGCGGCCTGCATCACGGTCTCCATGGTAATGGAATCATCGCCCAAGGTAATGTTGCGGTAAATGGTGTCGGAGAAGAGGAACACATCCTGCAGCACCACCGCGATGTTCTTGCGCAGATGCTCCTTCGAATACTCGCGGATGTTCTTGCCATCCACGCGGATCTCGCCCTTGTTGTACTCGTAAAAGCGGCTCAGCAGGTTGATGATGCTGGTCTTTCCCGACCCCGTGGCACCCACCAACGCCAAGGTTTCGCCCACGTTCACCGAGAAGGAGACATCCTTCAGCACATATTCCTCCTCATTATAGGCGAACCACACATGGTCGAATTCGATGTTGCCGTACAGCGGCTTGTCGCGCTCGGTGCCGTTGTCCTCAATATGCTCGGTGGTGTCAAGGATCTTGAATACGCGCTCCGAACTCACCACACCCATCTGTAGCGTATTGAACTTGTCGGCCAGTTCGCGGATGGGGCGGAAGAGCATGTGGATGTAGAGGATAAAGGCCACCAGTTCGCCCACGGTGGTCTGGTGCGCC
The DNA window shown above is from Flavobacteriales bacterium and carries:
- a CDS encoding DUF4293 family protein; amino-acid sequence: MAQRQDASSVICGPRIIVYLQHAFSSSATIVSFANTTRTQTMIQRIQTVYLALAAILLVVPTVFNLNWASVDSEEGSFALSSVSINRTGVVTEVESGAFLIAAAIGLALLITVYAILQFKNRKFQMKLVQGAMALQVVVPALVFFYASKMADMAESDAVSYSPLLATFVVNIILCILAYRGIKKDEALVRSADRLR
- a CDS encoding T9SS type A sorting domain-containing protein, with protein sequence MLRGWLLLVFGLAMTGGAMAQNTPVNLVPNGDFEEHDYCPTSASSFSSCHNWLSYVGSTNYFHKCGTGEGGVPINFAGYQIPHSDSAYAGLATYTAVFSEGREVLAVELVNPMGGGIKYQVSLWASPMDAYNYISCCLGVRFTHPPGPPFIQNASDIELVIAENEIDTSQWYHLEGVYTAQGGEDKIYIANFRPDSESNPVYQGEITADYNSAGFYIDDVSVIEDTVTGIGELEKDGTEVSIYPNPCTNVLNIRLQDSSPPQADGMTIEVTDMLGRSIPLSKGVPEGRGIHTIDTSTWPSGIYLLRAANAQGLRSVVKVVKE
- a CDS encoding T9SS type B sorting domain-containing protein; the protein is AFTPGINGKNDYFFPQGEGIEEESYDMFIYNRWGEMIWQTGNFSKKWNGKDLNGKDVPVGTYVWLIKFREYTDLDRHVYKGVVTVIRD
- a CDS encoding transcription termination factor Rho — encoded protein: MYSQEDLSNMLVADLRSIATKLEVENAEGLRKADLVSAIMKQSGTSSASVEVATEEQEKPKRKRARVPKGEEAADESQSKMDFEPKKDGGEKAENASTPTNDADNNGERNQGRQPRSNNRNRDNRNSGGDRNNGDRNQGNEQKQSEQDAFYNFDGAVISEGVLEIMPDGYGFLRSSDYDYLSSPDDVYVSQSQIKLFGLKTGDTVRGEVRPPKPGEKYFPLINVERINGRDPGYVRDRVSFEHLTPLFPQEKFNIAPSNRAGMSPRIMDLFAPIGKGQRGLIVAQPKTGKTVLLKEVANAIAENHPEVYMIILLIDERPEEVTDMARSVNAEVISSTFDEPADKHVKIANIVLEKAKRLVECGHDVVILLDSITRLARAYNTVQPASGKILSGGVDANALHKPKRFFGAARKIEKGGSLTILATALTETGSKMDEVIFEEFKGTGNMELQLDRKIANKRIFPAIDIVASSTRRDDLLVDKDTLQRIWILRNHLSDMTPVEAMEFLRDRMNGTRSNEEFLISMNG
- a CDS encoding ATP-binding cassette domain-containing protein, with the translated sequence MSEVTGKAFDLDILGRVLKYVRPYRSRFVFTFFLTVVIAAVSPLRPMLIQYTFDHYIVKPDAEGLLRMTLITIGVLVLEGVLYYFYTYSANWLGQTVIKDLRMEIYRHINSLKLRFFDKTAIGTLVTRVVSDIETIADIFSNGILVIFGDILKLITVIAVMFWFDWQLALISLSTIPLLLVATYIFKNGIRSSFQDVRTQVSRLNAFLQEHITGMHIVQIFNREEKEMERFKVINAQHRDAHIRSVWYFSIFLPVVEILSATSLGLMVWWGGNQVMAHQTTVGELVAFILYIHMLFRPIRELADKFNTLQMGVVSSERVFKILDTTEHIEDNGTERDKPLYGNIEFDHVWFAYNEEEYVLKDVSFSVNVGETLALVGATGSGKTSIINLLSRFYEYNKGEIRVDGKNIREYSKEHLRKNIAVVLQDVFLFSDTIYRNITLGDDSITMETVMQAAKDFGAHEFISELPGGYEYNVMERGAMLSVGQRQLISFIRAYVHNPSILVLDEATSSIDTESEHIIQKALAKLMEGRTSIVIAHRLATIQTADKILVMEKGKVLEMGSHQQLLGNEGHYRTLFELQFS